DNA sequence from the Oxalobacteraceae sp. CFBP 8761 genome:
CAATGCACCAGGGCGTGATCATGACCGAGGCGGTGTACGCGCAACTGGTCGCGTGGGTCGAACGCCATTATCGCGACCGCATCGAAACGCAGGATCTGATGGACCCGCAGCTGGCGCTCGAATGCGCCGCCGCGCTGGAAGAACTCACACGCATCCTCGGCTTGCCGGGGCTGTACGACTTGTAACAGCAGGATTCGGACGGGTAATCCCTGTCCATATAAAGCAGGGCAGCGCCACGCCACGAGCCGGTTGCGCGCCAGGCACACAACTTTGGAGAAGCAAGATGAAAGATATGCCCAACGATTTGCGCGGCCAGACGCTGGCGCTGATCAACGAGAATGGTTCGGCCAATCAATCGGCCGGCAGCGCGCAGGTCAATGCCTTGATCGCCGCCTGGCTCGAGTCGCTCGACGACGAAGACCTGGCCGGCACCGCGCCGCAAAGCCTGGCGCCCGTGCTGGTCGACGGTTTCTCGCAACTGGCCCAGCGCACCGGCCCTGGCGCGCAGATCGCCACGATGGGTTATTCGGACGGTCGCGGCGGCAAGGCCACCGCACTCTTGATTCTCAACGATGACCGCCCGTACCTGGTCGACTCGTTCGTCATGGCACTGCGCAAGGAGCGCATCGTCGCCGCCGGCGTCATGAACGCCGTGCTGCCGGTACGCCGCGACGCCACCGGCGCATTGGCCGCCATCGGCGAAGCGGGCAGCCCGCTCGAATCCATCGTCCTGTGCCTGCTGAACGACGAACTGCAGGTCGAAGAACTCGACAAGCTGACCGCGCGCATCCGCATGGTCGCCAGCGACGCTGCCACCGTGCAGCGCGACGCCGTCGCCATGGGCGACCGCATGACCGCCGTGGCCGCAGCCGCTGCCGCCGCCGGCACGCCGGACGGCCAGGAAGCCGCCGCGTTCCTCGAATGGGCCAAGAACGAAGGCTTCGAGCCGTTCGGCTACGCCTACTACGTCGTCAAGGCGGGCGAGCGCGAACTCGAACGCGATCTGGGCAGCCGCATCGGCGTGCTGAAAGACACCGCGCATCCGGTGTATGGCGATTGCCTGGCCAGTATCCCGGGTGACCTCGATACGCTCTCGCGCCGCGCTGACACGCTCTCGATCGTCAAGGCCGACGTGGGCGGCACGCTGCACCGCGACCAGCCGCTGGACTTCATCGGCGTGCGCGACACCGACGCGCAGGGCCGCATCCTGGGCGAGCATTGCTTCATTGGCCTGTTCACCCGCGCCGCCACCTCGACCCCGCTGGCGCGCCTGCCGTTCGCCCGTGGCCGCGTGGCCAAGGTGCTCGGCATCGCCGGCGTGCGCCAGGAAGGTTTCCGCGCCGAGAAATTCATTGAGATCCTCGAATCGCTGCCGCGCAACGAAGCGCTGGAAGCCGAGCCGGAATGGCTGGCCGAAGTCTGCAGCGCCGTGGTGTCGCTGTACAAGCAGCCGCGCGCCAAGGTGTTTGCCCGCCGCGACGTGTATCGCCGTCACCTGAACGTGCTGGTGTACCTGCCGCGCGAGCGCTTCAGCGCTGCCGTGGCCGCGAGCCTGGCAGCCGCCCTGAAGGAAAGCTCGGGCGCGCGCGACGTCGACGTCCAGACCCTGGTGGCCGATGGCCCGCTGGCACGCGTGTACCTGATCGCGCACGCGGCCCGCTATCCGCTCGACCTGGAAACCGACCTGCAGGCCCCGCTGCTGGGCGTGCTCGATGGCTGGCATGACCGCTTTGCCCAGCTGACCAACAGCGTCGATGAAAGCCGCCTGCGCAGCCTGATGCGCAAGGTGGTGCCGACGCTGCCGGTGAGTTTTGTCTCCGCCACTGCGCCCGAAACGGCATTCCGCGACGTGCACGCGCTGTTGACGCGCTGCCGTCCGGATCGCGTGACCGCCCGCATCGAGCAGGATGACGCTGCCGGTACCTCGATCCGCCTGTATTCGAGCGAGACCGTGCCGTCGCTGTCGCGCATCCTGCCGGCGCTGCAGAACGCCGGCATCGCGGTCGACCGCGAGCAGACCTTCCGCCACACCGGCCTGGATGGCGTGCGCCGCTACGTGACCGCGCTGTCGGTCGACGCCGAAAGCGCCGCCAAACTCACCAAGCCGGGGATCGGCAAAGTGGCCGAAGAATTGTTCTCGGCCCTGTTCAATGACGAAGCCGAAGATGGCCGCATGAACGGCCTGACCATCGAAGGCGGCCTGTCGCTGCGCGAAGTGCAGCTGGTGCGCGCCTACATCAGCTACTGGCGTCAGCTCGGCTCGAAGTTTTCGGTGCGCTACATGGCCGAAACGCTGCGCGCCCAGCCTGGCCTGGTCAAGGAATTCGTCAATGGCTTCATGCAGCGCTTCGATCCGGCCCTGACCGACGAACAACGCAACGAAGGCAGCAGCGCGCTGTACCTGCTGAAAACCAGCCTGCCGGGCGTGAACCACGCCGACACCGAAGAAATCATGGCCGCGCTGATCGACCTGGCGCTGGCCACCGTGCGTACCAACTACTTCCAGAACAGCGGCGAAAAGATCATCTTCAAGGTCGACACGAGCGACCTGGCGCTGGCGCCGGAGCCGCGGCCGTTCCGCGAAATCTATGTGTTCTCGCGCCGCTTCGAAGGCGTGCACCTGCGCGGCGGCCCGGTCGCCCGCGGCGGTCTGCGCTGGTCGGACCGCATGGAAGACTACCGCACTGAGGTGCTGGGCCTGGTGAAGGCGCAGATGGTCAAGAACGCCGTCATCGTGCCGGCCGGCTCGAAAGGCGGCTTTGTCTGCAAGCAGATGCCGAAGGATGCGGCGCGCGACGTGGTCGCCGCCGAGGGCGAAGCCGTCTACCGCCTGTTCATTGCCAGCCTGCTGGAAGTGACCGACAACCGCGTGCGCGGCGAGATCGTGCCGCCAGAGGCGACCGTGCGTCACGACCAGGACGATCCGTACCTGGTGGTGGCCGCCGACAAGGGCACCGCGACGTTCTCGGACATCGCCAACAGCATCGCCGTGCAGCGCGGCTTCTGGCTGGGCGACGCGTTCGCGTCGGGCGGCTCGAACGGTTACGACCACAAGAAGATGGGCATCACCGCCAAGGGCGCGTTCGAAGCGGTCAAGCGCCACTTCTATGAACTGGGCCATGACCTGGCCAACAACCCGATCACGATGACCGGTGTGGGCGACATGTCGGGCGACGTGTTCGGCAACGGCGTGCTGCTGTCGCGCCAGCTGAAACTGGTGGCGGCGTTCGACCACCGCCACATCTTCCTGGACCCGACGCCGGACGTCGAAGTCTCGTTCAAGGAACGCGAGCGCATGTTCGCGCTGCCACGCTCGTCGTGGGAAGACTATGACAAGAGCCTGATCTCGGCCGGCGGCGGCGTGTACCCGCGCAATGCCCGCTCGATCGAACTCTCGCCGCAGATCCGCGAGGCGCTGCAGATCGAAGAGACATCGCTGCCGCCACAGGAACTGATGCACCGCATCGTCAAGGCGCCGGTCGACCTGTTCTACAACGGCGGCATCGGTACCTATATCAAGGCCTCGACCGAGACGCATGCACAGGTGAAGGACCGCGCCAACGACCAGATCCGCGTCAACGGCAATGAGCTGCGCTGCAAGGTGGTGAGCGAAGGCGGCAATCTGGGCGCGACCCAGGCCGGCCGCATCGAGTTCGCGCTCGCCGGTGGCCGCATCTTCACCGATGCGATCGACAACTCGGCCGGCGTGGATTGCTCGGACCATGAAGTCAACGTCAAGATCTGGCTCGACACCGAAGTCAATGCCGGTCAGTTGTCGGAAACGGACCGTAACCGCACGCTGAACGAAATGACGGGTGAAATCGAGCGCCTGGTCCTGCGCGACAACACGCTGCAGACGCATTTGCTGACGCGCGAAGTGCAGGCGCAAGCCACAGGCGCGGTGGTCGATGGCTACATCGCCCTGATCGCCAACCTGGAAGCCGAAGGCGCCGTCTCGCGCGAGCTCGAACAGCTCCCGAGCGACGCCGAACTGCTGCGCCGCAAGGCGCTGGGCCTGGGCCTGACCGCGCCGGAACTGGCCGTGGTCATTGCCAACGTCAAGAACCGCTTCAAGCGTACGCTGGCTGCACTGCCGCTGACCGACGAAGTCTGGGCCGATTCGCTGCTGCGGCCTTACTTCCCGGCGCAACTGGTCGCCACCCGCGATCCGCTGGACCATCCGCTGGCCAACGCCATCCTGGCCACCGTGCTGGCCAACGAAGCCGTCAACCGCTGCGGTCCGCTGATGCTGCGCGACCTGGCGCTGGAACACCGCATCGACGACACCGAAGTCGTCAAGGCGTGGGCCAAGGCCTGGGCTGCGCTGCACCTGGCGCCGGTGTTCGATGCGCTCGACGCCGACGCCCTGGTGGTGCCGCGCGACGTGTCGGTCTCGGTCGACAACCGCACACGCGCGCTGCAACGCGCCACGATCGAAGGCGTGCTGTCGCTGCCACCTGGCTCGCAAGGCCTGGACGAGCTCTCGACGCTGTTCGCCGAAGCCGACGAGAGTGCGGCCGCCAAGTTCCGCTCCGAGGCCGATGGCCACACGGGCCTGCCGCCGCAGTTTGCAGCGGCCTGGAAGGCGGTCGAGATCATCGAGTCGCAAGCCTCGTTCCTGTTCGCGGCGGTCTCGGTGCCACGGCCAGAGGGCATGTCGCTGCTGCAGTTCCTGCAGGTCGGCACCTTGCTGCGCCAGCAGGTCGGCATCGACACGCTGGAACTGGGCCTGAAGCTGCCGGCGCAGAGCAAGTCGCAGGAACAGCTGCGCAACTACGCGCTGCAGTCGCTGCGCCGCGCGCAACAGCGCCTGCTGCTGCAGGTGATCGAGCATGCGGGCCACAACGGCAACGACATGCAGGCAGCGGTGGACGAAGTGACCGCCGCGCGCGGGTTGACGGGCTTTGCCCCGCCGACCGAATTGGAGCAGGCGATGCTGGACGTGTGGGCGCTGTCGGAAGGCCTCTCGCCAGAACGTCTGGCTGCATAAGGTGAGCACTGAGATGAGCACCGCAGCTGCAGCAGGGTTGCCGGAAGCGGTGCGCGCGCTGGCCGAAGCCGACTTCGGCGCGGTCGCGCAGCGTTTTCGTGACGCCGGCTTTGTCGTCGCGTTGCCAGCGTCGGGCATCCTGACGGTGCGCGCCGCAACGCCGGACGCCAACCGCCCCAGCGTGCTGGTGTCGGTCGGCGTGCATGGTGACGAGACGGGGCCGATCGAGATGGTGGCGTATCTGGTCGACGCGCTGTCGCGTTCCGCCAGTGCGCTGGCGGTGGACCTGATGCTTTGTGTCGGGCATATCGACGCCATTCGCGCCGGCAAGCGTTTCATCGACGCAGACCTGAACCGGATGTTCCGCGCCGAACGCGGCTCCCTCGCCGGGACATTCGAGGCAGGGCGCGCCGATGTGCTGATCGAGGCGACCCGCGCGTTTTTCGAGGGCAGTGGCCCGGCGCGCTGGCACCTCGACCTGCACACGGCGATCAGGCCGTCGCACTATCCGATGTTCGCGATCGTGCCGGAACTGATTGCCGACGCAGCGCGCGAGGGATTGATGGGGTGGCTGGGCGAGGCAGGGATCGAAGCGATCATCATGAACCCCGAATCGGCCGGCACCTACAGTTACTTCACCGCCGAGCATCTCGGCGCGGCCAGCAGCACGGTCGAACTGGGTCGTGTTGGCACGCTGGGGCAGAATGACCTGTCGCAGTTTGCCGCCGCCTCAAGCGCGCTGGATCGCCTGCTGCGCGGCCAACCGGCGCAGCCAGCAACGGCGCCACCGCGCGTGTTCGCAACAGCGCAGTCGATCATCAAGCTGTCCGACGCGTTCAGCATGCGGGTAGGGCGCGAGACCTGGAACTTCACGCCGATGCAAAAAGGTGACGTCATCGCGCAGGATGGTGCAACGACCTACACGGTGCAGCACGACGAAGAACTGGTCGTGTTCCCGAACCCGGATGTCCGGGTGGGACTACGCGCCGGAATCATGGTAGTGCGCATCCGGTAACACCAAGCGGGCCACGGCCCGCTTTTTTCGGTCGACGACACGTATTTTCATAACACAGCCGGGGTCAGGTCTGACATTCGGACACGACCTCAGCCTTACAGCCGGGGTCAGGTCTGACATTCGGACACGGCCTCAGCCTTAGCCACTTCCAACAGTGTCTTTCCCGTATTAGCATGGCCTGGTGCCAGCTGGTTCGCACTACGCGATTGTCGAGATCGTGTCCGAATGTCAGACCTGACCCCCGCTTTTTTGGGTCGACGACACGAATTTTCATGGCGGGCTAGACTGGTGCTCTTGATATGCAGGAGCCACCATGACCATGCTGTTTTCACCGTACTCGCTCGGCCCCCTCGAGCTGTCCAACCGTATTACCATCGCCCCGATGTGCCAGTATTCGGCTGTCGATGGCCTGGCCACCGATTGGCACATGATCCATCTCGGCAGCCTGGCGCTGTCCGGCGCCGCGCTGATCACGTTAGAGGCCACGGCCGTCGTACCGGAAGGCCGCATCTCGCCGAATGACCTGGGCCTGTGGTCCGATGCGCATGCCGCCGCGCTCGCGCCGATTCTGGCAGCGATGCGTCGTCATTCGCCGATCAAGATCGGCATCCAGCTGAGTCATGCAGGCCGCAAGGCGTCGACGAACGTGCCGTGGGAAGGTGGCACGCAGATCGCCCCCGAAGCCGCCAATGGCTGGCAGACCGAAGGCCCGTCCGCCGTGCCGCATACCGGGGGCGACGCCGCGCCGCTGGCGCTCGATGCCGCCGGCCTGGAACGGGTGCGTGACAGCTTCGTTGCCGCTGCACGCCGCGCGCACGCGCTGGGTTTTGATGCGATCGAGCTGCACGGCGCCCACGGCTACCTGCTGCACCAGTTCCTCTCGCCGCTGGCCAACCACCGCACCGACGCATACGGCGGCTCGCTCGAGAACCGCATGCGCTATCCGCTGGAAGTCTTTGCGGCCGTGCGCGCTGCCGTGCCGTCGATGACGCTCGGGATGCGCATCTCGGCCACCGACTGGGTCGACGGCGGCTGGGACCTCGAACAGAGCGTGCGCTTTGCGCAGGAACTGGAGCGCATCGGGTGCGACTTCATCCACGTCTCGAGCGGTGGCGTGTCGCCTGCCCAGAAGATTCCGGTGGAGCCGGGCTACCAGATCGGCTTCGCTGAACGGATCAAGCATGACACGGGCCTGCCAACGATCGGCGTGGGCCTGATTACCGAGGCGCGCCATGCTGAAGCCATTTTGCAGGCGGGCCAGGCGGACGTCATCGCCCTGGCGCGCGCGATGCTGTATGACCCGCGCTGGCCATGGCACGCGGCGGCTGAACTGGGGGCGCAGGTGAGCGCGCCGCCGCAGTACTGGCGCTCGCAGCCGCACGAATTCAAGACGCTGTTCGACACCACGCAGCCTGGCAAGGGCTGACACGGTTCGCGCCGGGGGCATGCAGTCCACGGCGCCGTTTTTGCAGTTCGTCGCATGCAGCACGTTGCAGGGCAGGGCGGTTGGTAGAGTGCCATCACCCGAACAACAACCTGTCAGGACTGCCATGCGTACCCTCATCGCCCTTGCCGCTCTTGCTGCCCTTGCCGGCTGCGCCATCATCGTTGCGCCGCAGGATGGCAGCGACATGCGCTTTCATACGTCGTGGAGCAGCGGTACGACGGAGGGGAACGGTGTCGCGGCGCGTGATGCCCGCGCCATCGCGGCGCTGCCGGCGCTGGACGTGAGCGGCGCGCTGCCGGTCGATGTGCGCGTGGGGCCGGTGGCGTCGCTGGTGGTGGAAGCCGACAGCAACCTGCTGCCGCTGATTCGCACCGAAACGCAGGGCGACACGCTGCGCATCTGGTCCGAGCAGAACCTGCGCAGCAAGACGCCGCTGCGCATCATCTACACGACGCCGCGCCTGACCGAGGTGCGCGCGTCGGGCGCGACCCGCGTCGACGTGAGCGGCCTGAATGGCGCGCCGCTGGACGTGCGCAAGAGCGGTTCGGCCAGCGTGACGCTGGCCGGCACCGCCGGCAACCTGCATGCGCGGGCGAGCGGCTCCGGTCTACTGGATGCGGCCCGGCTCACCAGCAACAGCATCGATGTCACGCTGTCCGGGTCGAGCCGGATGCGCCTCGGACCGGTCAGCGGCGAGGTCGCGCGCATGGAGCTGAGTGGATCGAGTTCGCTCGAGGCCAGTGGCGCGGTGCGCTCGCTCAACGCCCGCGTGAGCGGCTCGGCCAGCGCCGACCTGGCGGGCCTGACGACGCAGGACGCCGACCTGGGCGCGAGCGGCGGCAGCAGCATCCGGGCCACGGTCAGGCAGTCACTGTTTGCCCGTACCTCGGGCTCGGGCGGCATCCGCGTGTATGGCCAGCCGGCCCAGCGCAGCATGACGGGCGAGCGCATCCACCTGCTCGATTGAGGTCTTGTCGCGCGTGCAAACAAAATGTCTTCAGCGACAGCAGAGTCCCCTATAATCGCAGCTTCGTTTTGAGACTGCGTTTGGGGACTGCTTACCGGCGGCATCGAACGCGATTGCAACCGCGTACTGAAGGACTCGCCGTGAATCAGACTCTGGGCCAAAAGCTGCTACGTACCAAACCGGCGGGACGCCATCACGACGAGGGCACATCCGTTGGCGTTGCCGGCGCCTTGCCCGGCCTGCACCGATCGCTCGGGCTGTTTCCGCTGACGATGATCGGCGTGGGCGCCACCATCGGTACCGGCATCTTTTTCACGATGGTCGAAGCGGTGCCGAAAGCCGGTCCGGCCGTGGTCCTCTCGTTTCTGCTTGCGGCGATCACCGCCGGCCTGACCGCGCTGTGCTACGCCGAACTGGCCGGGCGCGTGCCGGCATCGGGCTCCTCGTACTCGTTCGCCTACGCGACGCTGGGCGAATTCGCGGCGT
Encoded proteins:
- a CDS encoding NAD-glutamate dehydrogenase, with product MKDMPNDLRGQTLALINENGSANQSAGSAQVNALIAAWLESLDDEDLAGTAPQSLAPVLVDGFSQLAQRTGPGAQIATMGYSDGRGGKATALLILNDDRPYLVDSFVMALRKERIVAAGVMNAVLPVRRDATGALAAIGEAGSPLESIVLCLLNDELQVEELDKLTARIRMVASDAATVQRDAVAMGDRMTAVAAAAAAAGTPDGQEAAAFLEWAKNEGFEPFGYAYYVVKAGERELERDLGSRIGVLKDTAHPVYGDCLASIPGDLDTLSRRADTLSIVKADVGGTLHRDQPLDFIGVRDTDAQGRILGEHCFIGLFTRAATSTPLARLPFARGRVAKVLGIAGVRQEGFRAEKFIEILESLPRNEALEAEPEWLAEVCSAVVSLYKQPRAKVFARRDVYRRHLNVLVYLPRERFSAAVAASLAAALKESSGARDVDVQTLVADGPLARVYLIAHAARYPLDLETDLQAPLLGVLDGWHDRFAQLTNSVDESRLRSLMRKVVPTLPVSFVSATAPETAFRDVHALLTRCRPDRVTARIEQDDAAGTSIRLYSSETVPSLSRILPALQNAGIAVDREQTFRHTGLDGVRRYVTALSVDAESAAKLTKPGIGKVAEELFSALFNDEAEDGRMNGLTIEGGLSLREVQLVRAYISYWRQLGSKFSVRYMAETLRAQPGLVKEFVNGFMQRFDPALTDEQRNEGSSALYLLKTSLPGVNHADTEEIMAALIDLALATVRTNYFQNSGEKIIFKVDTSDLALAPEPRPFREIYVFSRRFEGVHLRGGPVARGGLRWSDRMEDYRTEVLGLVKAQMVKNAVIVPAGSKGGFVCKQMPKDAARDVVAAEGEAVYRLFIASLLEVTDNRVRGEIVPPEATVRHDQDDPYLVVAADKGTATFSDIANSIAVQRGFWLGDAFASGGSNGYDHKKMGITAKGAFEAVKRHFYELGHDLANNPITMTGVGDMSGDVFGNGVLLSRQLKLVAAFDHRHIFLDPTPDVEVSFKERERMFALPRSSWEDYDKSLISAGGGVYPRNARSIELSPQIREALQIEETSLPPQELMHRIVKAPVDLFYNGGIGTYIKASTETHAQVKDRANDQIRVNGNELRCKVVSEGGNLGATQAGRIEFALAGGRIFTDAIDNSAGVDCSDHEVNVKIWLDTEVNAGQLSETDRNRTLNEMTGEIERLVLRDNTLQTHLLTREVQAQATGAVVDGYIALIANLEAEGAVSRELEQLPSDAELLRRKALGLGLTAPELAVVIANVKNRFKRTLAALPLTDEVWADSLLRPYFPAQLVATRDPLDHPLANAILATVLANEAVNRCGPLMLRDLALEHRIDDTEVVKAWAKAWAALHLAPVFDALDADALVVPRDVSVSVDNRTRALQRATIEGVLSLPPGSQGLDELSTLFAEADESAAAKFRSEADGHTGLPPQFAAAWKAVEIIESQASFLFAAVSVPRPEGMSLLQFLQVGTLLRQQVGIDTLELGLKLPAQSKSQEQLRNYALQSLRRAQQRLLLQVIEHAGHNGNDMQAAVDEVTAARGLTGFAPPTELEQAMLDVWALSEGLSPERLAA
- a CDS encoding succinylglutamate desuccinylase, giving the protein MSTAAAAGLPEAVRALAEADFGAVAQRFRDAGFVVALPASGILTVRAATPDANRPSVLVSVGVHGDETGPIEMVAYLVDALSRSASALAVDLMLCVGHIDAIRAGKRFIDADLNRMFRAERGSLAGTFEAGRADVLIEATRAFFEGSGPARWHLDLHTAIRPSHYPMFAIVPELIADAAREGLMGWLGEAGIEAIIMNPESAGTYSYFTAEHLGAASSTVELGRVGTLGQNDLSQFAAASSALDRLLRGQPAQPATAPPRVFATAQSIIKLSDAFSMRVGRETWNFTPMQKGDVIAQDGATTYTVQHDEELVVFPNPDVRVGLRAGIMVVRIR
- a CDS encoding DUF2807 domain-containing protein; translation: MRTLIALAALAALAGCAIIVAPQDGSDMRFHTSWSSGTTEGNGVAARDARAIAALPALDVSGALPVDVRVGPVASLVVEADSNLLPLIRTETQGDTLRIWSEQNLRSKTPLRIIYTTPRLTEVRASGATRVDVSGLNGAPLDVRKSGSASVTLAGTAGNLHARASGSGLLDAARLTSNSIDVTLSGSSRMRLGPVSGEVARMELSGSSSLEASGAVRSLNARVSGSASADLAGLTTQDADLGASGGSSIRATVRQSLFARTSGSGGIRVYGQPAQRSMTGERIHLLD
- a CDS encoding NADH:flavin oxidoreductase/NADH oxidase produces the protein MTMLFSPYSLGPLELSNRITIAPMCQYSAVDGLATDWHMIHLGSLALSGAALITLEATAVVPEGRISPNDLGLWSDAHAAALAPILAAMRRHSPIKIGIQLSHAGRKASTNVPWEGGTQIAPEAANGWQTEGPSAVPHTGGDAAPLALDAAGLERVRDSFVAAARRAHALGFDAIELHGAHGYLLHQFLSPLANHRTDAYGGSLENRMRYPLEVFAAVRAAVPSMTLGMRISATDWVDGGWDLEQSVRFAQELERIGCDFIHVSSGGVSPAQKIPVEPGYQIGFAERIKHDTGLPTIGVGLITEARHAEAILQAGQADVIALARAMLYDPRWPWHAAAELGAQVSAPPQYWRSQPHEFKTLFDTTQPGKG